A section of the Polynucleobacter sp. AP-Jannik-300A-C4 genome encodes:
- the ribD gene encoding bifunctional diaminohydroxyphosphoribosylaminopyrimidine deaminase/5-amino-6-(5-phosphoribosylamino)uracil reductase RibD codes for MYTAVDHQLMSEALAEAQKALYLSNPNPRVGCVIAKDGKVIGRGYTQKVGGPHAEVQALADVRAKGMDPAGSTIYVTLEPCSHTGRTPPCVDVLIEANPAMVITAMSDPNPLVGGQGLERLKSAGIEVRCGLLEAEAIALNLGFISRMTRGLPWVRMKIATSLDGKTALPNGQSQWITGPLARADGHYWRAQACAILTGVGTVKEDDPTLNVRDVQTERQPWRIIVDSKLETPLNAKILGRLDQSGVILVCASLDSPDTKEKAAAFETLGVEVIAIANAHGKVDLPKLITYLAKERHMNEIHVEAGFKLNGSLLREGCVDELLLYYAPFFIGDGIGMANISPLGALDQRQDWQIIDQTLFGSDLRLRLSKQS; via the coding sequence TGGCCGAAGCTCAAAAGGCCCTCTATTTATCCAATCCCAATCCGCGGGTGGGTTGCGTGATCGCGAAGGATGGAAAAGTGATTGGTCGGGGTTACACGCAAAAAGTGGGCGGACCTCATGCGGAAGTTCAGGCATTGGCTGATGTGAGGGCGAAGGGAATGGATCCTGCTGGATCAACGATCTACGTCACTCTAGAGCCATGCAGTCATACTGGCAGAACTCCACCTTGTGTTGATGTCTTGATTGAGGCAAATCCGGCTATGGTGATTACAGCCATGTCTGATCCGAATCCATTGGTAGGTGGCCAAGGCTTAGAGCGACTGAAGTCTGCAGGAATTGAAGTGCGCTGTGGTTTGCTAGAGGCGGAAGCCATAGCACTCAATTTGGGATTTATTTCTCGGATGACTCGAGGTTTGCCTTGGGTGCGGATGAAGATTGCTACCAGCTTAGATGGGAAGACCGCACTACCAAATGGGCAGAGTCAGTGGATCACGGGGCCGCTTGCAAGAGCCGACGGACATTACTGGCGTGCTCAAGCCTGCGCCATATTGACTGGTGTAGGTACCGTCAAAGAAGACGACCCCACTCTGAATGTGAGAGATGTTCAAACGGAGCGCCAGCCTTGGAGAATTATTGTGGACTCTAAACTGGAGACACCACTCAATGCCAAGATTCTTGGTCGCTTAGATCAATCCGGAGTGATTCTGGTGTGCGCTTCTTTAGATTCTCCAGATACAAAAGAAAAAGCTGCAGCTTTTGAGACTCTTGGTGTTGAAGTGATTGCTATAGCTAATGCCCATGGCAAAGTAGATTTGCCTAAACTCATTACGTATTTAGCAAAAGAGCGCCACATGAATGAAATCCATGTTGAGGCTGGATTTAAGTTGAATGGATCCTTGCTGAGAGAGGGTTGTGTTGACGAGCTCTTGCTCTACTACGCCCCCTTCTTTATAGGTGATGGTATTGGCATGGCAAACATTTCCCCCTTGGGGGCATTAGATCAACGTCAGGATTGGCAAATCATCGATCAAACCCTATTCGGCTCTGATCTACGTTTACGCCTGAGCAAGCAGTCATAA
- a CDS encoding riboflavin synthase has translation MFTGIITAVGQIKSAQARGDGLHLVVEVPSGYLDDVALGDSIAIQGACMTATELTDTTFALDISRESLSKTIGLDKVGPVNLEKALRLNDRLGGHLVSGHVDGVGKVAHFATVAGDAYGSWLLQIEAPKALAPFLAYKGSIVVNGVSLTVNQTQDSKEACLVDINIIPHTLENTTLGKLKQGEVVNLEVDLIARYVARMLESQPK, from the coding sequence ATGTTTACTGGAATTATTACGGCAGTTGGTCAAATCAAAAGCGCTCAAGCCAGAGGTGATGGCCTGCATTTGGTCGTTGAAGTGCCTTCTGGATATCTTGATGATGTTGCATTGGGTGACAGTATTGCTATTCAGGGTGCCTGCATGACGGCTACTGAATTAACTGATACTACTTTTGCTTTAGACATCTCTCGCGAGTCATTGAGTAAGACGATTGGTCTGGATAAGGTAGGCCCTGTTAATCTTGAAAAAGCGCTACGTCTCAATGATCGTTTGGGCGGTCACTTGGTGAGCGGGCACGTTGATGGAGTGGGTAAGGTGGCGCATTTTGCCACTGTCGCAGGCGATGCCTATGGTTCTTGGCTTCTGCAAATCGAAGCCCCCAAGGCGTTGGCGCCATTCTTAGCTTATAAGGGGTCTATTGTTGTCAATGGTGTTTCACTTACAGTCAATCAAACACAAGACAGCAAAGAGGCTTGCTTAGTCGATATCAATATTATTCCGCATACGCTTGAGAACACCACATTAGGGAAGCTCAAGCAAGGTGAAGTTGTAAATCTCGAGGTGGATTTAATTGCGCGTTATGTAGCGCGGATGCTAGAAAGTCAGCCTAAGTAA
- a CDS encoding type II toxin-antitoxin system RelE/ParE family toxin, whose product MKTYSLEFNVLALKEWQKLDNSVRSQFKKQLEKRIQNPRIASAKLHGDLDNFYKIKLAALGYRLVYEVIDHRLIVLIIAVGKRNQSAVYKEAGKRK is encoded by the coding sequence TTGAAGACCTATAGTCTTGAGTTCAATGTACTTGCTTTAAAAGAGTGGCAAAAATTAGATAACTCAGTTCGCAGCCAGTTCAAAAAGCAGCTTGAGAAACGAATTCAAAATCCTAGAATTGCTTCAGCCAAGTTACATGGTGACCTAGATAATTTCTACAAGATAAAACTAGCAGCACTTGGCTACAGGCTAGTTTATGAAGTTATAGACCACAGACTTATTGTTCTGATTATTGCAGTTGGCAAGCGAAATCAGTCGGCTGTTTATAAAGAAGCAGGCAAAAGAAAATAG
- a CDS encoding type II toxin-antitoxin system prevent-host-death family antitoxin produces MTITQTIHAKTTVSMTDLRRNPSKILEIAGDLPVAVLNHNKPEAYLLSAKAYEALLDLVDDLSLIKVIKARSTGKTVKVKLEDL; encoded by the coding sequence ATGACAATTACGCAAACCATTCATGCCAAAACTACAGTCAGCATGACTGATCTTAGGCGTAATCCGAGCAAAATTCTAGAAATTGCAGGGGATCTACCCGTGGCTGTTCTGAACCACAATAAACCTGAAGCCTATCTACTTTCAGCAAAAGCATATGAAGCGCTGCTTGACTTAGTGGATGACCTCTCGCTCATCAAAGTCATTAAAGCGCGCAGCACTGGGAAAACGGTGAAAGTAAAACTTGAAGACCTATAG
- the queC gene encoding 7-cyano-7-deazaguanine synthase QueC: protein MSSLSAAFQNIAPRTPDAPAVILFSGGLDSSTILALAKDLGYAPYVLSVGYGQRHSSELAAAKHIAKKMGVIRHEVVNLDLTRFGGSALTDSSIDIPTTPGKDLEIPVTYVPARNTILLSLALGWAESLGGLDIFYGANAVDYSGYPDCRPEYVASFETMANLATKAGVEALNNENRFRVHAPIISMSKAEIIQLGTTLGVDYSQTVSCYQANDLGEACGECESCRLRQAGFKQANLSDPTRYRRS, encoded by the coding sequence TTGTTCTCAGGCGGTCTAGATTCGAGCACTATTCTAGCCTTAGCGAAAGATCTCGGATATGCACCTTATGTGTTATCTGTTGGCTATGGTCAACGCCACTCATCCGAACTAGCAGCAGCAAAACATATTGCCAAGAAAATGGGTGTTATTCGTCATGAGGTCGTGAATTTAGACCTCACGCGCTTTGGGGGTTCGGCTCTGACCGACTCATCTATCGATATCCCCACAACCCCAGGCAAAGATCTTGAAATTCCGGTTACCTATGTCCCTGCACGTAATACGATTTTGCTATCCCTTGCTTTGGGCTGGGCTGAGTCATTGGGTGGATTGGATATTTTTTATGGTGCCAATGCCGTTGACTACTCAGGCTACCCAGACTGTCGCCCAGAATATGTCGCCTCATTTGAGACGATGGCCAACTTGGCCACCAAAGCTGGCGTAGAAGCACTGAACAATGAGAATCGCTTTCGGGTGCACGCGCCCATCATCAGCATGAGCAAAGCAGAAATCATTCAACTGGGCACCACCCTAGGTGTCGACTACTCACAAACTGTTTCTTGTTATCAAGCAAACGATTTAGGTGAAGCTTGTGGCGAATGTGAGTCTTGTCGACTAAGGCAAGCAGGCTTTAAGCAAGCTAACTTAAGTGATCCAACGCGCTACCGTAGAAGCTAA